Proteins encoded within one genomic window of Platichthys flesus chromosome 13, fPlaFle2.1, whole genome shotgun sequence:
- the LOC133967361 gene encoding transmembrane protein 237A-like isoform X1, translating into MPTGRSKKKRPKKEVNDGEEPGEVGAEVEMEELTTRSRSESRDHLTPEPQEPAPQKKKKKKKALTIDLEAEQDVPNGDMVESPMDGEEMTAAVTRKTKRKRKPKAAEHYTDDVGAEDDDIITDAQSPIPQHSLFSAPHSHSQPLGKVFVERNRRFQAERVEQFRHPELMDDYTDPRQFWTTRDVALRVHSGFRVMGLFSHGFLAGYAVWNIIVVYVLAGEQMTTLPNLLQQYHPLAYPAQSLLYLLLAISTVSAFDRVNLAKASMALRGFLTLDPAALASFLYFIALILSLSQQMTSDRINLYPSANETLWPPGSEEQILRPWMVVNLVVALLVGLAWAVISTRPDIDYTEEFLMTMEVEGSSRGEENLDVSA; encoded by the exons ATGCCGACCGGCAGGAGCAAGAAGAAGAGGCCGAAGAAGGAGGTGAACGACGGAGAGGAGCCGGGAGAag TGGGTGcggaggtggagatggaggagctgaccaCCAGGAGTCGCTCTGAGAGCAGAGACCATCTGACCCCAGAGCCTCAGGAGCCagcaccacagaagaagaagaagaagaagaaggcgcTGACGATCG ACCTGGAAGCAGAACAAGACGTTCCAAACGGTGACATGGTGGAGTCCCCCATGGACGGAGAGGAGATGACTGCTGCTGTGACCAGAAAGACCAAAAGGAAAAG GAAGCCGAAGGCGGCGGAGCACTACACCGACGACGTCGGAGCTGAAGATGACGACATCATCACAGACGCCCAGTCACCCATCCCCCAGCATTCCCTGTTCTCCGCCCCCCACAGCCACAGCCAGCCGCTCGGCAAAGTCTTCGTGGAGCGGAACC GGCGTTTCCAGGCGGAGCGGGTGGAGCAGTTCCGACACCCGGAGCTGATGGACGACTACACAGACCCCAGACAGTTCTGGACCACCAGAGACGTCGCTTTGAGGGTCCACAGCGGCTTCAG GGTGATGGGTCTGTTCTCCCACGGCTTCCTGGCGGGCTACGCGGTGTGGAACATCATCGTTGTGTACGTGTTGGCGGGCGAACAGATGACCACGCTGCCCAACCTGCTGCAGCAGTACCACCCACTGGCCTACCCCGCCCAGTCCCTGCTCTACCTGCTGCTGGCCATCAGCACTGTGTCGGCGTTtgatag AGTGAACCTGGCCAAGGCCTCGATGGCTCTGAGAGGATTCCTCACACTCGACCCTGCTGCTCTGGCCTCGTTCT tatacTTTATCGCCCTGATCCTGTCCCTCAGTCAACAGATGACCAGTGACCGTATCAACCTTTATCCTTCAGCCAACGAGACTCTGTG GCCTCCAGGTTCAGAGGAGCAGATCCTGCGGCCGTGGATGGTGGTGAACCTGGTGGTGGCGCTGTTGGTGGGCTTGGCCTGGGCCGTCATTTCCACACGACCGGATATCGACTACACAGAAG AGTTCTTGATGACGATGGAGGTGGAGGGTTCctcgagaggagaggagaacttGGACGTTTCTGCCTGA
- the LOC133967361 gene encoding transmembrane protein 237A-like isoform X2 produces the protein MEELTTRSRSESRDHLTPEPQEPAPQKKKKKKKALTIDLEAEQDVPNGDMVESPMDGEEMTAAVTRKTKRKRKPKAAEHYTDDVGAEDDDIITDAQSPIPQHSLFSAPHSHSQPLGKVFVERNRRFQAERVEQFRHPELMDDYTDPRQFWTTRDVALRVHSGFRVMGLFSHGFLAGYAVWNIIVVYVLAGEQMTTLPNLLQQYHPLAYPAQSLLYLLLAISTVSAFDRVNLAKASMALRGFLTLDPAALASFLYFIALILSLSQQMTSDRINLYPSANETLWPPGSEEQILRPWMVVNLVVALLVGLAWAVISTRPDIDYTEEFLMTMEVEGSSRGEENLDVSA, from the exons atggaggagctgaccaCCAGGAGTCGCTCTGAGAGCAGAGACCATCTGACCCCAGAGCCTCAGGAGCCagcaccacagaagaagaagaagaagaagaaggcgcTGACGATCG ACCTGGAAGCAGAACAAGACGTTCCAAACGGTGACATGGTGGAGTCCCCCATGGACGGAGAGGAGATGACTGCTGCTGTGACCAGAAAGACCAAAAGGAAAAG GAAGCCGAAGGCGGCGGAGCACTACACCGACGACGTCGGAGCTGAAGATGACGACATCATCACAGACGCCCAGTCACCCATCCCCCAGCATTCCCTGTTCTCCGCCCCCCACAGCCACAGCCAGCCGCTCGGCAAAGTCTTCGTGGAGCGGAACC GGCGTTTCCAGGCGGAGCGGGTGGAGCAGTTCCGACACCCGGAGCTGATGGACGACTACACAGACCCCAGACAGTTCTGGACCACCAGAGACGTCGCTTTGAGGGTCCACAGCGGCTTCAG GGTGATGGGTCTGTTCTCCCACGGCTTCCTGGCGGGCTACGCGGTGTGGAACATCATCGTTGTGTACGTGTTGGCGGGCGAACAGATGACCACGCTGCCCAACCTGCTGCAGCAGTACCACCCACTGGCCTACCCCGCCCAGTCCCTGCTCTACCTGCTGCTGGCCATCAGCACTGTGTCGGCGTTtgatag AGTGAACCTGGCCAAGGCCTCGATGGCTCTGAGAGGATTCCTCACACTCGACCCTGCTGCTCTGGCCTCGTTCT tatacTTTATCGCCCTGATCCTGTCCCTCAGTCAACAGATGACCAGTGACCGTATCAACCTTTATCCTTCAGCCAACGAGACTCTGTG GCCTCCAGGTTCAGAGGAGCAGATCCTGCGGCCGTGGATGGTGGTGAACCTGGTGGTGGCGCTGTTGGTGGGCTTGGCCTGGGCCGTCATTTCCACACGACCGGATATCGACTACACAGAAG AGTTCTTGATGACGATGGAGGTGGAGGGTTCctcgagaggagaggagaacttGGACGTTTCTGCCTGA